In Populus nigra chromosome 10, ddPopNigr1.1, whole genome shotgun sequence, the following proteins share a genomic window:
- the LOC133705439 gene encoding glycosyltransferase family 92 protein RCOM_0530710-like isoform X1 — protein sequence MDSPQRRKRKQQARIYKPAYAKFLSVRSLTVCLSFFVFVLFISSDRLPIHKGVSFRPVLRTSTLSLLPAFLTGNGGAHATSKSQYPRLVVEGRVLMPDHLMLIVSTKLTPLVDNLDCVYYDLVLEQVVLKPVLSVDEYHQFKSIVRCHLPPLNFSASVNLRGRQRGRLGNVVVERRDWLLRLNQSVVPSWDRVVYEAVLDWNAHTRNVVVFAKGLNLKPHREADARKFRCHFSLTDFDQHHRGLFVLTTQAIAAAQETVRCLLPRSILNNPDKAKDIRVTVGRRGDGNVEGADDAPLPSIAKLQNVNSHQGKSNTGKYELCACTMLWNQASFLREWIIYHAWLGIERWFIYDNNSDDELQEVIDELNLHDYNITRHAWPWVKTQEAGFSHCALRAKHECKWLGLFDVDEFFYFPHDRGQDIPGPNSLRALVMNYTDSPTYAEIRTVCHSYGPSGLTSSPSQGVTVGYTCRLEAPERHKSIVRPELLHTTLLNAVHHFRLQDGYRYLDLPESKAVVNHYKYQVWDTFKAKFFRRVSTYVTNWQDDQNKGSKDRAPGLGTEAIEPHNWRLQFCEVWDTGLKDFVMANFADSASGFLPWERSLA from the coding sequence ATGGATTCCCCGCAACGGAGGAAGAGAAAGCAGCAGGCAAGAATATATAAACCAGCGTATGCCAAGTTTTTATCTGTAAGGTCTCTAACTGTATGCTTGTCTTTCTTCGTGTTTGTTTTGTTCATCTCCTCAGATCGTTTGCCTATCCATAAGGGCGTGTCGTTTCGTCCGGTTCTGAGGACTTCCACTTTATCACTTTTGCCTGCTTTTCTGACTGGTAATGGTGGTGCTCATGCTACCAGTAAATCCCAGTATCCTCGTTTAGTAGTTGAAGGCAGGGTGTTGATGCCTGACCACTTAATGCTAATCGTGTCCACTAAATTAACTCCCCTAGTTGATAACTTAGACTGTGTTTACTACGACCTTGTGCTTGAACAAGTTGTGTTGAAGCCCGTTTTGTCTGTTGACGAATACCATCAGTTTAAGTCCATTGTGAGGTGTCACCTTCCGCCTCTAAACTTCTCTGCTTCAGTTAATTTGAGAGGGAGACAGCGAGGGCGTCTTGGTAATGTCGTGGTGGAAAGACGTGATTGGTTGTTGCGGCTTAATCAGAGTGTGGTTCCTTCCTGGGACAGGGTGGTTTATGAGGCGGTTTTGGATTGGAACGCTCACACTAGGAATGTGGTTGTGTTTGCTAAAGGATTGAATCTAAAGCCGCATAGAGAAGCCGATGCAAGGAAATTCAGGTGCCACTTCAGTTTGACTGATTTTGATCAACATCATCGAGGATTATTTGTGCTCACTACCCAAGCGATTGCAGCTGCACAAGAAACTGTTCGGTGTTTGTTGCCGCGTAGTATTCTAAACAATCCAGATAAGGCTAAGGACATTCGAGTCACTGTTGGTCGTCGTGGTGATGGCAATGTTGAAGGTGCAGATGATGCTCCTCTGCCTTCCATTGCCAAACTTCAAAACGTCAACTCCCATCAGGGCAAGAGTAACACAGGGAAATACGAGCTTTGTGCTTGCACCATGCTATGGAACCAGGCATCTTTCTTAAGGGAGTGGATTATCTATCACGCTTGGCTTGGAATAGAGCGATGGTTCATCTATGACAACAACAGCGATGATGAGCTTCAAGAGGTTATTGATGAGCTTAATTTGCACGACTACAACATTACTAGGCATGCTTGGCCATGGGTTAAAACACAAGAGGCAGGCTTTTCACACTGTGCTTTGAGAGCAAAGCATGAATGCAAGTGGCTCGGATTGTTTGATGTTGATGAGTTTTTCTACTTCCCACATGACCGAGGACAAGATATACCTGGTCCAAATTCGCTACGAGCCCTTGTCATGAACTACACAGATTCGCCAACGTATGCAGAGATAAGAACAGTTTGCCACAGCTATGGGCCATCTGGACTGACATCATCACCATCACAGGGTGTAACTGTAGGTTATACTTGTCGGCTTGAGGCTCCGGAGAGACACAAATCTATTGTGCGCCCGGAGCTCCTTCATACAACTCTTCTTAACGCGGTGCATCATTTTAGACTGCAGGATGGATACAGATACCTGGATCTCCCAGAAAGCAAGGCTGTAGTGAACCACTACAAATACCAAGTTTGGGATACCTTTAAAGCCAAGTTCTTTAGAAGAGTTTCGACCTATGTCACTAACTGGCAAGATGACCAAAATAAGGGATCAAAGGACAGAGCACCAGGTCTAGGAACTGAAGCCATTGAACCTCACAATTGGCGGCTTCAATTCTGCGAGGTTTGGGACACTGGTCTAAAGGATTTTGTTATGGCCAATTTTGCCGATTCTGCGTCTGGGTTCCTTCCCTGGGAGAGGTCCCTCGCCTGA
- the LOC133705439 gene encoding glycosyltransferase family 92 protein RCOM_0530710-like isoform X2 translates to MPDHLMLIVSTKLTPLVDNLDCVYYDLVLEQVVLKPVLSVDEYHQFKSIVRCHLPPLNFSASVNLRGRQRGRLGNVVVERRDWLLRLNQSVVPSWDRVVYEAVLDWNAHTRNVVVFAKGLNLKPHREADARKFRCHFSLTDFDQHHRGLFVLTTQAIAAAQETVRCLLPRSILNNPDKAKDIRVTVGRRGDGNVEGADDAPLPSIAKLQNVNSHQGKSNTGKYELCACTMLWNQASFLREWIIYHAWLGIERWFIYDNNSDDELQEVIDELNLHDYNITRHAWPWVKTQEAGFSHCALRAKHECKWLGLFDVDEFFYFPHDRGQDIPGPNSLRALVMNYTDSPTYAEIRTVCHSYGPSGLTSSPSQGVTVGYTCRLEAPERHKSIVRPELLHTTLLNAVHHFRLQDGYRYLDLPESKAVVNHYKYQVWDTFKAKFFRRVSTYVTNWQDDQNKGSKDRAPGLGTEAIEPHNWRLQFCEVWDTGLKDFVMANFADSASGFLPWERSLA, encoded by the coding sequence ATGCCTGACCACTTAATGCTAATCGTGTCCACTAAATTAACTCCCCTAGTTGATAACTTAGACTGTGTTTACTACGACCTTGTGCTTGAACAAGTTGTGTTGAAGCCCGTTTTGTCTGTTGACGAATACCATCAGTTTAAGTCCATTGTGAGGTGTCACCTTCCGCCTCTAAACTTCTCTGCTTCAGTTAATTTGAGAGGGAGACAGCGAGGGCGTCTTGGTAATGTCGTGGTGGAAAGACGTGATTGGTTGTTGCGGCTTAATCAGAGTGTGGTTCCTTCCTGGGACAGGGTGGTTTATGAGGCGGTTTTGGATTGGAACGCTCACACTAGGAATGTGGTTGTGTTTGCTAAAGGATTGAATCTAAAGCCGCATAGAGAAGCCGATGCAAGGAAATTCAGGTGCCACTTCAGTTTGACTGATTTTGATCAACATCATCGAGGATTATTTGTGCTCACTACCCAAGCGATTGCAGCTGCACAAGAAACTGTTCGGTGTTTGTTGCCGCGTAGTATTCTAAACAATCCAGATAAGGCTAAGGACATTCGAGTCACTGTTGGTCGTCGTGGTGATGGCAATGTTGAAGGTGCAGATGATGCTCCTCTGCCTTCCATTGCCAAACTTCAAAACGTCAACTCCCATCAGGGCAAGAGTAACACAGGGAAATACGAGCTTTGTGCTTGCACCATGCTATGGAACCAGGCATCTTTCTTAAGGGAGTGGATTATCTATCACGCTTGGCTTGGAATAGAGCGATGGTTCATCTATGACAACAACAGCGATGATGAGCTTCAAGAGGTTATTGATGAGCTTAATTTGCACGACTACAACATTACTAGGCATGCTTGGCCATGGGTTAAAACACAAGAGGCAGGCTTTTCACACTGTGCTTTGAGAGCAAAGCATGAATGCAAGTGGCTCGGATTGTTTGATGTTGATGAGTTTTTCTACTTCCCACATGACCGAGGACAAGATATACCTGGTCCAAATTCGCTACGAGCCCTTGTCATGAACTACACAGATTCGCCAACGTATGCAGAGATAAGAACAGTTTGCCACAGCTATGGGCCATCTGGACTGACATCATCACCATCACAGGGTGTAACTGTAGGTTATACTTGTCGGCTTGAGGCTCCGGAGAGACACAAATCTATTGTGCGCCCGGAGCTCCTTCATACAACTCTTCTTAACGCGGTGCATCATTTTAGACTGCAGGATGGATACAGATACCTGGATCTCCCAGAAAGCAAGGCTGTAGTGAACCACTACAAATACCAAGTTTGGGATACCTTTAAAGCCAAGTTCTTTAGAAGAGTTTCGACCTATGTCACTAACTGGCAAGATGACCAAAATAAGGGATCAAAGGACAGAGCACCAGGTCTAGGAACTGAAGCCATTGAACCTCACAATTGGCGGCTTCAATTCTGCGAGGTTTGGGACACTGGTCTAAAGGATTTTGTTATGGCCAATTTTGCCGATTCTGCGTCTGGGTTCCTTCCCTGGGAGAGGTCCCTCGCCTGA